The Kwoniella shandongensis chromosome 8, complete sequence genome contains the following window.
AGCAGCGGCTGTCATGACCGATTCGGCATCTTCGGGATCATTTTCGACTCGACGGTTTCGGCGAGAGACAATAGCCATATGCGAGCGACCTAAGTTGGGGTGGTCAGCGTGCATTTCAGTTTCAGTGCGCCGTCCGAACATACCTTCTTGGAATACGTTGAGCATATTCGTCAACTTCTCGTCCCAGGGGACGGTAGGGATGGCATTGATAGGGATAGAGGCGAGTGGCGTCGCATCTAAATAACGAGATTAGCAAATCGCCCCACAATTTATCTTGAAAAAGGGCTCACCCTCTGGATCCAACAAGACACAACTCTTAACAAGCAAGCTTCCCATGACTTTTTTGACTAGCTTCGTCTTGGTGGTAAGAGACGGCGACGACAAGTCGATGTCAGGCACTTCGACCATTTGGTACACCTAACGGTGGGTCAGCAGGCAGAACGGGAAAGGCTGGGCATATACGTACTGGGATACGTGAATGTCCGGATCTCACAACGTGTCCGAGCGTCTCATAGTCGAGCTTCGCTTCGATCGGCAACATCTACATGTAAGGTCTTGTCAGCGATATGTTCGGGGACTATaagacgagaagagctcACAAAGACCTGATCGATGGGAGTCATCGCCTCCTTGACTGTCTTCTGAGCCAAGTCCAAGGCACCTTGTGCCATCTGTACGGTATCCAGATCCAaatcaccacctccctcaGCTCCCGCCGCATGcatcttgatcaactctCGCAGTTCGCTTCGTCGATAGATGATACCGTGATGTGCACCGAGGATGTATTCGAGCAATTTAGCGACCGGCCAAGCGATGGGGAATGCTATCCACATCATGATGCGGACCGGCCAAGCCATTCGAGCACCGATGAGCAGACCGTATCGGGAACAGACGGATTGAGGGATAATTTCGGCGAAACTAGATGTGCGAACATTCGTCAGCATGGTCAAGCAGACATGGACAGGCAGGTGGGAAAAACACTCACACAACGACCATGGCAGTACTGGCAACGACGGCTTGGATGCCACCGCCAATGACACCGTCCATGACAACGGGCAAAGCTTCGTTAACGATCATATTACCCAAGATCAAAGTTGTCAAAAGGAGATGTGAGTCCTTTCTGTAAAGGGCAAGCATGCGATCAGCTACCAACACATGGCACAGGAATCGAATGCGTCACTCGTTTCGCTCGTTTGAGGGAGTTGAATGTGATGGGAGGGCACCAACGTATGGACGACACAAAGCAGTGAGGGGAAAGGTTGGGCAAGGTGGTATAAAACATAGACTAACCTGACTGGCAAGATTTGACGGGCATATTCCTGCTGTTTGGGTGTTCCCGACATTGACAGGACTTGCAGTTGCGTAGGATCGACCGAAAAGTATCTGTGATCATAGCATAAGCACCAGCGTGAGGAACCCCAATAAGCGAGGATGGATAAAAACTTTACTCACCCCAATGTCAATCCTGCAAACATTCCACTGAGTGCAACCAACACAGGGATCATACAAGCTTCGATAATACCCGTCTTGTCCAATTGTCTCTTGTGCATGTTGCCCAGCTCAAGGGAAAGAGGGGGGTTTCCCGCTAAGGAATTGAAAGTTGATCCTACATAGTTGAACAGTCTAGCTAAGAGGGATAAGATGGGCGTTGCACGATTCTTTCGGGTAAACGGATCAGAGGCGTAGGAAGTGTATGGATCGTACTCTCCCGAAGAAGGTGTCGCCAGGGTGGGGGAAGCAGATgcgagagggatgaaacATGAGATAAGGAGGAATGAGAGAAGCAGGGAGGTAGTGAGGTGGCGAGCGCGGATCGAGACATGTTTGCGGTTCTTCTTGTGTTGTGACTTGATAGTAGTATTTCTCAATCCCTCGTCTTGGATGGAGGTAATGATGCTCTCGACGGGTTCGACCTCGTTGGTCGATCGATTCAGTTCATGTGTGGTGATAGTAGTATGACGGCCGAACGGTCGTATACCTTCCGGGGGCGGTGGCTCGCTATTACTTTCTTCGATCATTCGGTAGGTAACGAGTTTGCTTTCTTGCTTGATCAGTGTGTCACTGCGGAGATGGTCGATGTGAAGGGTTATGTACGTGGAAGAATGATTCCTCGTTGTTGAGAAGGAATGCGATTAAGAACaaaggttgattgattgattatgATGATGCCGAGGTGTTATTATGTCTATTATAAGAAATGTAACCATATGGAACAGTATTGCGACAAACTCTGCGCCAAGAGAGTGGTTTATTCTATTCTCGGAATCACACTCCCATACAAAACATCAACTAGGCGTGCGAGGAGAACGATACAAAGGAACATGTGACGTAACTTGGCATCATGCGGTGCCCGCGTTCATCATAAAAAGCAACGGAGAATGCCGATGGCTATTTCTGATTATTCGCACAAAGGAATGCACAATGCAATGTGAGTAGACGTGTGATATGCTGATATGTATGATTTGTGATGCTATGTAATGATCCCAAGTGTTGCTGCTTTGAAGTCTACGATGCTTGCTACAACTACCCGTTCAAGATatccctccactcctctgACAAGCCCTCTCTAATCTTGTAACTCTCATCTCCCAACCATTCTCCTACGATCTGcgcctcatcttccactcctcGGTCTAGAACGTCCACTCTCCCTGTTCCCTCCAGACACAAAGCTGCCCATCCAACAACCATCATACCTGGCGGTCTCTCGTCGACCTTTCTCAATGCCTCTTCAATCCCACCCAGAGTCGAGAGAATGACCCGCTGATCTGGCGAGCTCGCCCGTTCTATAATTCCTATCGGTAAATGTTTGGGATACGCTACCCCATCCCGTCCCGACGCTTCTGAATCCGTTAAGACTTGAATGATCTGGTTGATCCTCGCCACGCCCATGAGCATGAGAAGGGTCCTGCTCTTGACGTAGCCGGGAAGTTGAACAGCTTTCCCTTGTCGCCCTACTCCCGTACACATCACCAGACTCTCCGCCACGCCTCGTTGAGTAACAGGGATGTTCATCATCAAGGGCGCAGCGAGAGCGGATGATATACCGGGGATGACGACAGATTCGAAGCCGTGTTCTCTGAAATAAagcacttcttctcctcctcggccgTAAACGAAGGGATCTCCTTGCTTGAGTCGAACGACCacttcacccttcttcgcgCCCTCCAGGGCCAACTCCATCATCTCGTTCTGAGCTCCTTCCGCGTTTCCGGGGAACTTCTTGGCAATGTGAAGTTTCGTACTGGACGGTATAAGAGCAAGGATCTCAGAAGGGACGAGTTTGTCGGaaaggatgagagtggatgtTTTGAGAGCGTGATGAGCGGCAACGGTGAGAAGACCTGGGTGACCGGGTCCAGATCCGATGAGTAAGATACGACCCTttcctttgcccttgccttCGTGGTGAGGTAAGGTTTCCCCACCAGCGCCAGACCACAGCTCGAACGCCGAGTCCATTTCGTCCTCCTTTagtcgagcgagatgttCAAAGCTGTAATATTCTGACATCTGGTGGACCCATCTCATTCTTCGCActtgttgttcctcttcgctaAAATGAAGCTCGAACTTGTCCACTGAAGCTCGGCGTGAGATGGAAGGGGTACCGATCTGAGGTACCGGGGTATTGAGAGGcccatcgtcttcctcggaAAGTCTGACAGCCTTTGCCTTGGCGCGAGCTCGTAGACGTCCGACGTTGTCCACGGCAGCACCGACATTATCCGGAAGTCGTGATATGATTTCGCGCTTGATCCGTCCACTCAGTCGACATCCTTGTCCATTTGTAGATACCGCGACCTGCAGGTTACTAGGCTCTCCGTTGTTGCCGATGAATCGATGGACGGAGGGGAAAGTGTAAGTTGACAAAGCAGGGTGGTCAGACACGTTGATGGGAATTCGAAGTAATGCACAAGCGTTGTATATTGTTTGAGCAGATGATGCGGATCGACGAGTGTGAGCGCCAATGAGCGTGTCCGTCACGCATACGAGAGCGATATCGCGGTCGACCAGAGCTTTCTTCCAAGCCTGTGTACCGTCGGCGTGGATTTCGGTGTAGTGGACTTTGTCCTGCTCCTCGAGAAGTCTGATCTCCTCCGCGACTTTGCCAAGCGAAAGCTGGGAAGCGACAATCACATGGGCATCAGCCTCCAGGAAGGTTGACGCTCGACTCGCAGCCAGTCTGTTCGAGCCGATGACCAATACGGAGAGACCACGAGGGTGGAAAGTTAGTGGAAGGGCGGCACCCTTCTGCTCGGGCGAGACTGCTGTAGTGTCCAAGACATCATCGGTCACAGCGTCAACCTGATCGTGTTGCGTTGAGCCATTCGCTGGTGCTTTCTCTAAAGCGACAGAGGCAGGGACGGACTTTTGTTCCGTCGCATATTCGAGATAGGCAATCTGGTTGGCGGTGTCCCTCATTAGAGCGTTGGCGATGAATCGGCCAAGCACGATACAGACGATGAATGGCATGATAACCCAGATACTAAACACGGCGAGGTCAGCTAATGTGGCGTCAAGCATAGAACTCGATCAGAGAATTGTAACTCACCCCTGTTAGATTGGAAGCAAGAGTAGGAACCAGCAAGATCAGTTTTGAAGACATGCGGGAAATCGTTTAACGGAATCAACGTACGTTTGGGAGAACCCATACAGTCCAGAAAGTCCTTCTGTCGTTATGTCCTACCATACACCATCCGCAGAAGTACTCTGTCGCAGCATATCAGTACAAGTCGATCTGGCGGCACCGACGTCTATAATTGCTCACCTTGCAAAAAGTACAATGCAGTCTTTGAGACAGTCATCAATGCCCCTGCGAATCCTACAAGGGGCGCATGACCGTGGtatcgatgtcgaggatTTGCGACTTTGGTAGAAGTGCGAGGAGAAGTGTGTCGAAGATAGAGGTATTCAAGTGCGAGGAGGACTTCGATCACGTTCAAAAGGGCTGTTGATAGTGATACGTCAGACACAATCCAAGCAGTATAAATGGACaacagcactcaccttgagcgtTCGTGAAGCCGTCTTTCGAATCAAGTGCTGGTTGTCCATACAAGTAGTCGACCTGACCGAAGCAATGTGATCAGCTCGGACTGCTGTAAAGCATTGTTGTAGTTGCGAGATCTGTCGTTCCTACTCACCATACTATAAGGCACCATGCTGATCGAACAGCTTCGAGTCAGCATCCGTATTATTCACCATCGATCGCATTACTCACTTGTACGGAGCCCAGATCCAAGCCAAATCACCACCTGTGAAACTTCGAGGTCTGAAAAAGCAGTACGCGGCGTCTGTAAACCAGGCAGTAGTTAGCCGATGTCCAGCCCTGCCCCATCCTGCCTCTCCTCCAAGTTGCCCAGCAAGCAGAGTCAAGCTCAATTCACCCCATGTTACGATGACAGCGGAGAAAGCCATCCAGTAGGAGACCCATAATGACGGTCTTTTATCTTCCAATCGCATGCTGAAAATCGTAAAGCCGGTATGGACcgatcgagcgagagcgCCGTGAACCGAACCGGTAGAGGGAATTGCAAGGAGagtgggtgatgatgatgaggatgaggaataAGAGTCGAAGAGGGGTGGCGACCTGTTTATCTCTTATGGTGGTCTGACTTTTTCAAGCAATCCGATTCGGCCTATGACAGTGTTCGTATTAACTTTGATCACGACATGATTCGGGGTCTCCACAGAATCGTAATAACAATAACCATTCCGAATCCTGAGATGAATTCCAGATCCGACTACAAAAGCAGTTCTAATCGAATAGGAGAACATTGCTAATGGCTTTTCTAATGGCTTTTGCCACGTGGTATTGACTTTCCACGCCACTGTTTTTACTTTTCGCGCGTTGGCTTGTCAGTTGGGTGTTATTGTTGAATGAATTGGATCAACAtcaatatcactcaacatTGCACGTCCCCTTCAGTCACTCCTAACTCTCCATGACCTTATAATCTTACTTCTTATTCTACTCATTCATAATTATCCCCCACTACACCGCTTCGAGTCGAGAGTGGAACACATACAATGTCGAGACCTCAAGGACATCGAAAGTCTCAATCGACATCAGCATTATCATTCCTCGCGACGCATGAAGAACAACAAAGCTACATCCCACCACTCCCCTCATCACGTCCTTCGCCGTCGCTTTCTAATCAtgcatcctcttcaacatcgTGCGCTCCGATACCATCGTCGCATACACCGAAAGATCGAGATAGGTCGAAATACAGACATCGATCCCAACTACCTAGCGTTGCAGAGTCTAcctcgtcagcttcactAAGCACTTTGCCAGGTTTGACGACCTCGAACGAACGAAGTGCGAAGAGGGAAAAGTCTGTACCTCACGATGTCTCGGTGGAAGTGCTAGAAGAGTGGTTGAGCGATGTACGTGCCATGTCGCCAGCTTGTTGCTGCTATTGTGGCTCGATACGCTACAGAAAAGCTGACAAAGGTAATTCAGATTCGATCATTACGAAGCTCAACGAGGAGGCGCTTGGCGGGACTGAAAGGACTGGAACGGTACTTCGTCGAAGGATGTATGGCCCAACGATCAGATATGATGGAACGAATAGTCTCTTTACAACGTGAGCTTGGTGACTGCACAGACCTTGTTTATGCAAAGCTAACATCGAGTGTAGTCCACCATGCCTTGCTATCCCTGCTCACACGACATGCACAAACCCTATCTCATCGGGCCTCACATACTTCCATACCTGCCGGAGATGATTTGGCGATGGGCATGATACCCGAATTGACAATAGTGGTGGGGATGCTTCAGGGGTTGTGTTTGTTGAGTCGAGGGTGTAAGCGGGCTGTGGGTGAAGGCTGGGcaatggaggtgagtccttTTTTGACACAATTGTTGAAGTCCCCGTTTTCCTAATGTGCTAATACCTTGCTGCGTAAACAGATGTTCATCGACTTGTTACTGCTACTACGTGCGCAAGCAGGACAaggcgaggagaaggcgatCGCATACAACATCATGGAGCTTCTGTTCTGTGTTCTGGTAGACTCGCCAGAGACCGCGAGGAGGTTCGAAAAGCTTAGTGGGCTGGAAGCGGTTGTAAGAGTGCTGAAAGGTACAGGTGCGACCAAGGATGTTCGGTACGTGAATGATTGTGTACTCAAATGGGTCATAGCTGACGACTCTTATATCAGGATGAAGTGTATTGAGTTCTTGTACTTCTACCTGCTTCCGGAGCAGACTGACCAACAACGAGTGGTCTCCTCGGCTTCCTCGTCCGGTTCGTCTGCATCCTCAGTCGACTCGCCGCTatatcctccttcgcctctgtCAACATCCCAAGATTCAAATCAGAGTGTGGTCTCCCGTAGTGGTCGAACCTCACCTTCCGCATTTCACCGAGATCATCTCGCAGATGTCGATATGCCTTTCGTACCTATGACTCCTCGGAAGCCTCCCCAACCCGCTCTGGGTTTCCTTACACCGTCCTCGAGGAAAGTTTCGATATGCAACTCGACGAGCTCAACGCCGAGTCTTCCGACAGTACCAGCTTCACCTAGAGTCATGCCAAGCTCCTCCTCAA
Protein-coding sequences here:
- a CDS encoding uroporphyrinogen-III C-methyltransferase, giving the protein MRLEDKRPSLWVSYWMAFSAVIVTWDAAYCFFRPRSFTGGDLAWIWAPYNMVPYSMVDYLYGQPALDSKDGFTNAQALLNVIEVLLALEYLYLRHTSPRTSTKVANPRHRYHGHAPLVGFAGALMTVSKTALYFLQEYFCGCIWVIMPFIVCIVLGRFIANALMRDTANQIAYLEYATEQKSVPASVALEKAPANGSTQHDQVDAVTDDVLDTTAVSPEQKGAALPLTFHPRGLSVLVIGSNRLAASRASTFLEADAHVIVASQLSLGKVAEEIRLLEEQDKVHYTEIHADGTQAWKKALVDRDIALVCVTDTLIGAHTRRSASSAQTIYNACALLRIPINVSDHPALSTYTFPSVHRFIGNNGEPSNLQVAVSTNGQGCRLSGRIKREIISRLPDNVGAAVDNVGRLRARAKAKAVRLSEEDDGPLNTPVPQIGTPSISRRASVDKFELHFSEEEQQVRRMRWVHQMSEYYSFEHLARLKEDEMDSAFELWSGAGGETLPHHEGKGKGKGRILLIGSGPGHPGLLTVAAHHALKTSTLILSDKLVPSEILALIPSSTKLHIAKKFPGNAEGAQNEMMELALEGAKKGEVVVRLKQGDPFVYGRGGEEVLYFREHGFESVVIPGISSALAAPLMMNIPVTQRGVAESLVMCTGVGRQGKAVQLPGYVKSRTLLMLMGVARINQIIQVLTDSEASGRDGVAYPKHLPIGIIERASSPDQRVILSTLGGIEEALRKVDERPPGMMVVGWAALCLEGTGRVDVLDRGVEDEAQIVGEWLGDESYKIREGLSEEWRDILNG